A portion of the Bactrocera neohumeralis isolate Rockhampton chromosome 2, APGP_CSIRO_Bneo_wtdbg2-racon-allhic-juicebox.fasta_v2, whole genome shotgun sequence genome contains these proteins:
- the LOC126758973 gene encoding myb-like protein Q, which yields MFADYVNLPPNHAPTYSDVSVNPFSAATGLDMDQYSGAEDRARYPSHMTYPMSPEMGEMDEATNLRGLYPSGGGGGTGWGDDPTGTGGGTGPSGYGYGAAHGGGAGSYGYHPAHAPVHVPTGGSYSHHATAGSGYGGYAPPPPKIYARPHPTVPTKGFKKKHSTSDSNASTMNALTLLAFFFFVNLLQSCLKENMEAMNPTVMVMTTNMVRNRNTKLAEMNSREQSSSPASAFTSGANIVVAPETLVSAGSSSVAAGAPGLASVTLQTSPYSDGGGGAAAGVSSAVNVGNNFAGGAGVASSNNHIGNYNNNNHGGSDNGNRQPGEPQYSYGTNGVSSGQQHHGGAAVIQNQHNQNVHNNNNNQAYGASQHGDTYPFSPTPTIITANRDPRPELYDPPYLYRNQTINSATSLNQQHYYQQQLQQHHQQHQQQRPYPPEQFEEEEYEAQSPQQQPPSQIQQPQQHEHPVHNQFQQQQQYHENRPNDNYAHQQQQTDHHEEYHEHHHNQQPVALPPHDHFQHHYPAHHPQQQSSFQSHQHQSYASHRRPSPPNRGYSEASHPWSYSPASSPFRRGSSNSPLSSYTWSSDSSKGHVSGNNNFGDLDDDDDRRYEDSFYTRSERKL from the exons ATGTTTGCGGACTATGTGAACCTGCCCCCCAATCATGCTCCAACATACAGCGATGTGTCGGTGAATCCCTTTTCGGCCGCCACTGGCCTTGATATGGATCAATATTC AGGTGCTGAAGATCGCGCCAGGTATCCAAGTCATATGACGTATCCAATGTCACCGGAAATGGGCGAGATGGACGAAGCAACAAATTTGCGTGGCTTGTATCCAAGCGGTGGTGGCGGGGGAACAGGCTGGGGCGATGACCCAACAGGCACTGGCGGTGGTACTGGACCCTCAGGATATGG TTATGGCGCCGCCCATGGCGGAGGAGCTGGCAGTTATGGCTATCATCCTGCACATGCACCGGTACATGTGCCTACCGGTGGTTCGTATTCACATCATGCCACAGCCGGTAGCGGTTATGGCGGCTATGCACCACCTCCGCCAAAGATCTATGCCCGTCCCCATCCGACCGTGCCGACCAAGGGCTTCAAAAAGAAGCATAGCACTAGCGACAGTAATGCCTCCACAATGAACGCACTAACTTTGTTGGCGTTCTTCTTCTTTGTGAATCTGCTGCAGAGCTGCCTCAAGGAAAATATGGAAGCCATGAATCCCACTGTGATGGTGATGACGACGAATATGGTGCGCAATCGCAACACGAAGCTGGCGGAAATGAACTCGCGTGAGCAGAGCAGTTCGCCGGCGTCGGCATTCACATCGGGCGCGAATATTGTCGTGGCCCCGGAGACTTTGGTGTCGGCGGGCAGCAGCTCAGTGGCGGCGGGAGCACCCGGTTTGGCCAGTGTGACGCTACAAACATCGCCATACAGTGATGGTGGCGGTGGTGCCGCAGCTGGTGTGTCGAGTGCAGTGAATGTTGGCAACAATTTTGCTGGTGGCGCTGGAGTTGCCAGTAGCAACAACCACATTGgtaattacaacaataacaatcacGGTGGCAGCGATAATGGCAATCGCCAACCCGGAGAACCCCAATACAGTTATGGCACCAACGGTGTCAGCAGTGGACAGCAACATCATGGTGGCGCAGCGGTGATTCAGAACCAACACAACCAGAAcgtgcacaacaacaataacaatcaaGCATACGGTGCTAGCCAACATGGTGACACTTATCCTTTTTCACCCACTCCAACAATAATAACGGCTAATCGCGATCCACGTCCAGAATTGTATGACCCACCCTATCTGTACCGCAATCAAACAATAAACTCCGCCACCAGCCTCAACCAACAACATTATTACCAGCAGCAGCTTCAACAGCATCATCAGCAGCACCAGCAACAACGCCCATATCCACCCGAACAATTTGAAGAGGAGGAGTATGAAGCTCAGTCTCCACAACAACAACCTCCGTCTCAAATTCAACAGCCCCAGCAACATGAGCATCCCGTCCATAATCagtttcaacaacaacaacagtaccaTGAAAATCGTCCAAATGACAACTAtgcacatcaacaacaacaaacggaTCATCATGAAGAATATCACGAGCATCACCATAATCAGCAACCGGTCGCTCTACCACCTCACGATCACTTTCAGCATCATTATCCCGCTCATCACCCTCAACAACAGTCTTCGTTCCAATCTCATCAACATCAAAGCTATGCCAGTCATCGTCGTCCATCACCTCCCAATAGGGGTTATAGTGAGGCATCGCATCCATGGTCTTACAGCCCGGCTTCTTCACCATTTAGACGTGGCTCAAGCAACTCTCCACTGTCATCGTATACCTGGTCTTCAGACTCTTCAAAGGGTCACGTGAGTGGAAATAATAACTTTGGTGACCTCGACGATGATGACGATCGCCGATATGAAGACTCATTTTATACACGTTCCGAGAGAAAATTATAG